From the genome of Desulfobaculum xiamenense, one region includes:
- a CDS encoding right-handed parallel beta-helix repeat-containing protein, whose protein sequence is MKRFRTTMALAIIAFCALLAQGCEQKDLLPANLLQNGSFEHGFDGWTLREGLRPAFAKSFPGDPCATKMRPITFALKPKHFDSPIAFDYFIEEMKGNLAKLVVRFKVKTKDDKEIILSYLLYGTNDFWAAENVVNHGVLCITHHVQGAPRQANTLSIDGIQTEIARFIAKNHPPGFSPPQIKSASVSIEIWSEKGEEPLRAYFSGLRPYMGPQWKALTQRSITAPLFDIADHSPANATALDTFFFQPTDGARCFNSNITVARLDQRVETTPGAQYLLVFDTKSLLGINGPYVEIRTPDDELAAWTKLPISITQHGWTRGGLLFTAPGESVTISIPTTAAAHRQSRFANLYDNMRLYGVSDETIDPLLQHFGLTRSPSGLACHPIPFEEFLSPEFITAMNTEIETLGLPVYDIIVDENALWDESRIAQRHQDAVTKMQPGYANMQPAQLVIDGGPPVDVRIKTRGFGIGHHIARTRSWRVNFSKNSRIDLIRPLCRSFIGEAWAQRVAGEIGLAPMLNSFVYLRMNHKPVGLMWRIDRSRKSLEVACRPDGSVTDLTVLLSDDLTYVAEPYPIDTIASFDIKASKDFRNRYDTGQLIDAMSQTVTNHDFEAFSLLVDTDNLVDIDVLSTLLSSSHIDWMHNDVLYWNTACGRFELLPYDVRIQNIKVPEMFLRHNPFIDFVTLRPEGYLAKTRKLWNLVSSEAFLNSALAELDTLHAATAPAHDKSVTYGYRGMEFMEPKLLTRTYGNQKALFSKRTQTIRHALETTQPHGYTLRHIGRDEQGRLRHLLTVTPRAPLTLPTQGQINVYYQDAFILSDADGMSPSIISEIRTPSGSRCTVAPASRTLPTADEASARPMVDGIARPNALLLPDLHRQLGMIILWKYQYEHILRTITDPQDKDLFNTCYTRKGFPYHPKPMPFLWMLTDEVRNDPTRLRRLNTLLERYGILPPRAASFIITSDTPLSPRDVSVAMVNAVNGNAVPCPTLTTPAIAVAQDSPEAETSSSRKGDTAHVYRTPLKHFADITLNVNAFVARHPTFTMIDERTVTLDAGIHRLGGVIVVPTGIELVIAPGATLEMDEGASLVAYGPITAKGTAQRPIVIRRLDPTRPWGTLAMLRKASGGAFEHCHISGGTEAYVNGTYFSAMVAAHYADATFRHCTFEDASKGGGDDSLNVKFGHAVVESCTFANNGADAVDLDLVRAGSVISGCTFRDNANDGADISGSHVRIADTLIEGHGDKGISGGEASTLTVENCVIRNCSQGMAAKDRTRLTATGTTIADCKTGATAYQKKAIFGGGTLVLEDCTLAGNRMDIGVQDFKSDNAKPSHAYLVETDFRRTGRSTTEIIREPKRKLSKKKFILASAEGTLGEYGYRFATLTDRVNITSAASRSDIPDLETMHADGAWRTRSTP, encoded by the coding sequence ATGAAGAGATTTCGCACGACCATGGCGCTCGCGATCATCGCCTTCTGCGCCCTCCTTGCCCAGGGCTGCGAGCAAAAGGACCTGCTTCCGGCCAACCTGCTGCAAAACGGCTCCTTCGAGCACGGATTCGACGGCTGGACGCTTCGCGAAGGGTTGAGGCCCGCATTTGCGAAATCCTTCCCCGGTGATCCCTGTGCCACAAAGATGCGCCCCATCACTTTCGCCCTCAAGCCAAAGCATTTCGATAGTCCCATCGCCTTCGACTACTTCATTGAGGAAATGAAGGGGAATCTCGCCAAGCTCGTCGTCCGCTTCAAGGTGAAGACGAAGGACGACAAGGAAATCATCCTATCCTATCTCCTCTATGGCACCAACGACTTCTGGGCAGCAGAAAACGTCGTCAACCACGGCGTGCTCTGCATCACCCACCACGTTCAGGGCGCACCGAGGCAGGCCAACACGCTGTCCATCGACGGCATTCAGACCGAGATTGCCCGCTTCATCGCCAAAAACCACCCGCCGGGATTCTCGCCGCCACAGATCAAATCCGCTTCGGTTTCCATTGAGATATGGTCGGAAAAGGGCGAGGAGCCGCTTCGGGCCTACTTCTCGGGATTGCGTCCATACATGGGGCCGCAATGGAAGGCGCTCACACAGCGCTCCATTACAGCCCCCCTCTTCGACATCGCGGACCACAGCCCCGCGAACGCCACCGCGCTAGACACGTTCTTCTTCCAGCCAACGGACGGCGCACGCTGCTTCAACTCGAACATCACCGTCGCCCGCCTCGACCAACGTGTCGAAACCACCCCCGGCGCGCAGTATCTGCTCGTCTTCGACACCAAATCGCTGCTTGGCATCAACGGCCCGTACGTCGAAATCCGGACGCCTGACGACGAGCTTGCGGCATGGACCAAGCTCCCCATATCCATCACCCAGCATGGCTGGACACGCGGCGGACTGCTCTTCACCGCCCCCGGTGAATCCGTCACCATTTCCATTCCAACCACAGCGGCGGCCCACCGCCAATCCCGCTTCGCCAACCTCTACGACAACATGCGCCTGTATGGCGTCTCCGACGAAACCATCGACCCACTGCTCCAGCACTTCGGACTCACGCGCTCGCCGAGCGGCCTGGCCTGCCACCCCATCCCGTTCGAGGAGTTTTTGTCGCCTGAATTCATCACGGCCATGAACACCGAGATCGAAACCCTCGGCCTGCCCGTGTACGACATCATCGTCGATGAAAACGCCCTGTGGGACGAAAGCCGCATCGCCCAGCGCCATCAAGACGCCGTGACGAAAATGCAGCCCGGCTACGCCAACATGCAGCCCGCGCAACTCGTCATCGACGGCGGACCACCGGTGGACGTGCGCATCAAAACGCGCGGATTCGGCATTGGGCACCACATCGCACGCACCCGGTCATGGCGGGTGAACTTCAGCAAGAATTCGCGCATCGACCTGATCCGTCCCCTGTGCCGCTCCTTCATCGGCGAGGCGTGGGCACAGCGGGTGGCAGGCGAAATCGGCCTCGCGCCAATGCTCAACTCCTTCGTCTACCTGAGGATGAACCACAAGCCCGTGGGCCTCATGTGGCGCATAGACCGCTCCCGAAAGAGCCTCGAAGTGGCCTGTCGCCCGGACGGCAGCGTGACCGACCTCACCGTGCTTTTATCCGATGACCTGACGTACGTCGCTGAGCCCTACCCCATCGACACCATCGCCTCGTTCGACATCAAGGCGTCGAAAGACTTCCGCAACCGCTACGACACGGGTCAACTCATCGACGCGATGAGCCAGACCGTCACCAATCACGACTTCGAAGCATTCTCGCTACTCGTCGACACCGACAACCTCGTCGATATCGACGTGCTCTCGACTCTGCTTTCAAGCTCGCATATCGACTGGATGCACAACGATGTACTCTACTGGAACACGGCCTGCGGACGCTTCGAACTGCTGCCCTACGACGTACGCATCCAGAACATCAAGGTTCCGGAGATGTTCCTCCGCCACAACCCGTTCATCGACTTCGTCACCCTGCGCCCGGAAGGCTACCTCGCCAAGACGCGCAAGCTGTGGAATCTCGTTTCGTCCGAGGCCTTCCTGAACTCCGCGCTGGCCGAGCTGGACACCCTGCACGCCGCCACGGCCCCGGCGCACGACAAGTCCGTCACCTACGGCTACCGCGGTATGGAATTCATGGAGCCCAAACTCCTCACCCGCACCTACGGCAACCAGAAAGCCCTCTTCAGCAAACGGACACAGACGATTCGCCATGCGCTTGAGACCACCCAACCCCACGGATACACGCTCCGTCACATCGGCAGGGACGAACAGGGCCGCCTTCGCCATCTGCTGACGGTGACGCCACGCGCCCCGCTCACGCTACCCACGCAGGGCCAGATCAACGTCTACTATCAGGACGCGTTCATCCTCTCGGACGCGGATGGCATGAGTCCGTCCATCATCAGCGAAATCCGCACTCCCTCGGGCAGCCGTTGCACCGTCGCCCCTGCCTCGCGAACGCTCCCCACAGCAGATGAGGCAAGCGCGCGGCCCATGGTCGACGGCATCGCCCGCCCCAATGCCCTCCTCCTGCCGGATCTGCACCGCCAGCTCGGCATGATCATCCTCTGGAAATACCAATACGAGCACATCCTGCGAACCATCACCGACCCGCAGGACAAGGACCTTTTCAACACCTGCTACACGCGGAAGGGTTTCCCCTATCATCCGAAGCCCATGCCCTTCCTCTGGATGCTGACGGATGAAGTCAGAAACGACCCGACCCGCCTACGCAGACTGAACACGCTGCTGGAGCGTTACGGCATTCTGCCGCCGCGCGCGGCGTCGTTCATCATCACCAGCGACACGCCACTCTCGCCCCGCGACGTGAGCGTCGCCATGGTCAACGCCGTCAACGGAAACGCCGTCCCCTGCCCAACGCTAACGACTCCGGCCATAGCAGTTGCGCAGGACTCACCAGAAGCCGAAACCAGCAGTTCCCGCAAAGGCGACACAGCCCACGTCTACAGAACGCCGCTGAAGCACTTCGCGGACATCACGCTCAATGTGAACGCGTTCGTGGCGCGGCATCCCACCTTCACCATGATTGACGAGCGCACGGTGACTCTGGACGCTGGCATCCATCGTCTCGGCGGCGTGATCGTCGTCCCCACGGGCATCGAGCTGGTCATCGCACCCGGCGCGACGCTGGAGATGGACGAAGGCGCATCTCTGGTCGCCTATGGTCCCATCACGGCGAAGGGTACGGCGCAGCGCCCCATCGTCATCCGCAGGCTCGACCCCACGCGCCCATGGGGCACGCTGGCCATGCTGCGGAAAGCGTCCGGAGGAGCGTTCGAACACTGCCACATTTCCGGCGGAACAGAGGCCTACGTCAACGGAACCTACTTTTCGGCGATGGTGGCCGCCCACTACGCAGACGCCACCTTCCGCCACTGCACCTTCGAGGACGCCAGCAAGGGCGGCGGCGACGACTCCCTCAACGTGAAATTCGGACACGCCGTCGTGGAATCGTGCACCTTCGCCAACAACGGTGCGGATGCCGTGGATCTCGACCTCGTGCGAGCAGGATCGGTCATCTCCGGCTGCACGTTCAGGGACAACGCCAACGATGGCGCGGACATTTCCGGTTCCCACGTGCGCATAGCGGACACGCTCATCGAAGGGCACGGCGACAAGGGCATAAGCGGCGGCGAGGCATCGACGCTCACCGTGGAGAACTGCGTCATCCGCAACTGCTCGCAAGGCATGGCCGCAAAGGACCGAACCCGACTGACGGCGACGGGCACAACGATCGCGGACTGCAAGACGGGTGCGACGGCCTACCAGAAAAAGGCCATCTTCGGCGGCGGCACGCTCGTGCTAGAGGACTGCACGCTTGCCGGCAACCGGATGGACATCGGCGTGCAGGACTTCAAGAGCGACAACGCCAAGCCGTCCCATGCCTACCTCGTGGAGACGGACTTCCGCCGCACCGGCCGCTCCACAACGGAAATCATCCGCGAACCGAAGCGCAAGCTCAGCAAGAAGAAGTTCATTCTGGCCAGCGCCGAGGGGACGCTCGGCGAGTACGGCTACCGCTTTGCCACACTCACCGACCGCGTCAACATCACCAGTGCGGCCAGCCGTTCGGACATTCCGGACCTCGAAACCATGCATGCGGATGGCGCATGGCGCACGCGGAGCACGCCATGA